The proteins below are encoded in one region of Metallibacterium scheffleri:
- a CDS encoding TonB-dependent receptor — translation MRRQLARTLHLQSLGCAMGMILCAAQVQAQDAGRRPHAARESAPQLATVKVTAALDQARNQLSPSTGSSLYLFTAQALKALPLGRATPLNEVLLQAPGVVRDSFGQLHIRGNMANIQYRINGVILPESIAGFGQTLDTRIIKSVSLLDGALPAQYGLRTAGVISIDTRSGAQLGNGGSVGVTAGSNGHIAPFLDVHGHRGRWSWFFSGSYLRDDLGISAPTAARHTLHDRTWQGNGFGDLTYLINAHARISLLAGVSDNRFQIPPNPGQPALYQLAGVSSYPSADLNENQNELTRFAVLSLQGKLGNTDYQISAGQRYSQVDYLPDPIGDLMYLGVAATVMRSNRADTLQADFATPLGLRNTVRYGFFGDFQRGVQDNTARVFAADAAGNQTSAVPFTLLDNHVLLARTASAYVQDQWNASDRLTLNGGLRYDRISGFLDESQISPRLGLVYQLDNQWTLHAGYARYFSPPAPGLITTTDLAEFAGTTNQQPGNSNTDVRAMRENYYDAGVQWAPDANLTLGLDAYFSQTRDTLDVGQFGTALIFADFNYGYGRNHGVEFTANWQHGPLHAYLNAAVDMARAKVIASGQYNWSPAEVSYIADHWILLDHAPRLTGSGGLDYRFATGTTAGFDFMYSSGLRAGFANTQTMPGWFQLNLSVGRRFDLPELGTVHARLALVNALDRVIELRNGTGLGVGLAPQYAQRRGVYLTLRKNF, via the coding sequence ATGCGCCGACAGCTTGCGCGGACGCTGCATCTGCAGTCCCTGGGCTGCGCCATGGGCATGATCCTGTGCGCGGCGCAGGTGCAGGCGCAGGACGCCGGCCGGCGCCCGCACGCGGCGCGGGAAAGCGCGCCGCAACTGGCCACGGTCAAGGTGACGGCGGCGCTGGACCAGGCGCGCAACCAGCTTTCGCCATCCACCGGCAGCAGCCTGTACCTGTTCACCGCGCAGGCGCTGAAGGCGTTGCCGCTGGGCCGCGCCACGCCGCTCAACGAGGTGCTGCTGCAGGCGCCCGGCGTGGTGCGCGATTCGTTCGGGCAACTGCACATCCGCGGCAACATGGCCAACATCCAGTACCGCATCAATGGCGTGATCCTGCCGGAGAGCATCGCCGGGTTCGGCCAGACGCTGGACACGCGCATCATCAAGAGCGTCAGCCTGCTCGATGGCGCGCTGCCGGCGCAGTACGGCTTGCGCACCGCCGGCGTGATCAGCATCGACACGCGCTCGGGCGCGCAATTGGGCAACGGCGGCAGCGTGGGCGTGACCGCGGGCAGCAACGGTCACATCGCGCCGTTTCTCGATGTGCACGGCCACCGCGGACGCTGGAGCTGGTTTTTCTCCGGCAGCTATCTGCGCGATGACCTCGGCATCTCCGCGCCGACCGCGGCGCGGCACACGCTGCATGACCGCACCTGGCAGGGCAACGGGTTCGGCGATCTGACCTACCTGATCAACGCGCACGCGCGCATCAGCCTGCTCGCCGGCGTCAGCGACAATCGCTTCCAGATCCCGCCCAATCCGGGCCAGCCGGCGCTGTATCAACTGGCGGGCGTGAGCAGCTATCCCTCGGCTGACCTCAACGAGAACCAGAACGAACTGACGCGCTTCGCGGTGCTGTCGCTGCAGGGCAAGCTGGGCAACACGGATTACCAGATCTCCGCGGGACAGCGCTACAGCCAGGTCGATTATCTGCCCGATCCGATCGGTGACCTGATGTATCTGGGTGTCGCCGCCACGGTGATGCGCAGCAACCGCGCCGATACCCTGCAGGCCGATTTCGCCACCCCGCTGGGGCTGCGCAACACCGTGCGCTACGGTTTCTTCGGCGACTTCCAGCGCGGCGTGCAGGACAACACCGCGCGCGTATTCGCCGCCGATGCCGCGGGCAACCAGACCAGCGCTGTGCCGTTCACGCTGCTCGACAACCACGTCCTGCTGGCGCGCACCGCCTCGGCCTACGTACAGGATCAGTGGAATGCCAGCGACCGGCTTACCCTCAACGGCGGCCTGCGCTACGACCGCATCAGCGGTTTCCTGGACGAGAGTCAGATCAGCCCGCGCCTGGGTCTGGTGTATCAGCTCGACAACCAGTGGACGCTGCATGCGGGCTATGCGCGCTACTTCTCGCCGCCGGCGCCGGGGCTGATCACCACCACCGATCTGGCCGAGTTCGCGGGCACCACCAACCAGCAACCCGGCAACAGCAACACCGACGTGCGCGCCATGCGCGAGAATTACTACGACGCCGGCGTGCAGTGGGCGCCGGACGCGAATCTCACCCTCGGCCTCGACGCGTATTTCAGCCAGACCCGTGACACGCTGGACGTGGGCCAGTTCGGCACCGCATTGATCTTCGCCGATTTCAACTATGGCTACGGGCGCAATCACGGCGTCGAGTTCACCGCCAACTGGCAGCATGGCCCGCTGCATGCCTACCTCAACGCCGCGGTGGACATGGCGCGCGCCAAGGTCATCGCCTCGGGACAGTACAACTGGTCGCCGGCCGAGGTCAGCTACATCGCCGATCACTGGATCCTGCTCGACCACGCGCCGCGCCTGACCGGCTCGGGCGGCCTGGATTACCGCTTTGCCACGGGCACCACGGCCGGCTTCGATTTCATGTACAGCTCGGGGTTGCGCGCCGGTTTCGCCAACACCCAGACCATGCCCGGCTGGTTCCAGCTCAACCTCAGTGTGGGCCGGCGTTTCGACCTGCCGGAGCTGGGCACGGTGCATGCGCGCCTGGCACTGGTCAATGCGCTGGATCGCGTCATCGAGCTGCGCAACGGCACCGGTCTGGGCGTCGGCCTGGCGCCGCAGTATGCGCAGCGGCGCGGCGTGTATCTGACCCTGCGCAAGAACTTCTGA
- the rlmH gene encoding 23S rRNA (pseudouridine(1915)-N(3))-methyltransferase RlmH: MRAHLLSVGERMPDWLAQGFAEYQKRLAPWLPLQLREIRLARGKALSPAQTRAAEAEALLAALPREAWIIALDARGTPWSSEQLAERMAAWRMGGRDVYLLIGGAEGLDDTVLQRAHARWSLGPLTLPHMLVRVIVAEQLYRAASLLAGHPYHRG, from the coding sequence ATGCGCGCCCACCTGCTCAGCGTCGGCGAGCGCATGCCCGACTGGCTGGCCCAGGGTTTCGCCGAATACCAGAAGCGTCTGGCGCCGTGGCTGCCGCTGCAGCTGCGCGAGATCCGTCTGGCGCGCGGCAAGGCGCTGAGTCCGGCACAGACCCGGGCGGCCGAGGCCGAGGCGCTGCTGGCGGCATTGCCCCGCGAAGCATGGATCATCGCTCTGGATGCGCGCGGCACGCCGTGGTCCAGCGAGCAACTGGCCGAGCGCATGGCCGCCTGGCGTATGGGTGGACGCGATGTGTATCTGCTGATCGGTGGCGCCGAGGGGCTCGACGACACGGTGCTGCAACGCGCGCACGCGCGCTGGTCACTGGGCCCGCTGACCTTGCCGCACATGCTGGTGCGCGTGATCGTGGCCGAGCAGTTGTATCGCGCCGCCAGCTTGCTGGCCGGGCATCCGTATCACCGGGGTTGA
- the rsfS gene encoding ribosome silencing factor — protein sequence MSTAAVSAVIDAAPDSDTLRGYVLHALDELKAKEVRVIDVRGKTSIADTLVIASGTSTRHVKALADEVVRFVKKAGMLPLGVEGQTEAEWVLVDLGDVIVHVMLPRIREFYGLERMWGVEVPGADAAAS from the coding sequence TTGAGCACCGCCGCCGTTTCCGCCGTCATCGATGCCGCCCCCGATTCCGATACCCTGCGCGGTTATGTATTGCACGCGCTGGATGAGCTCAAGGCCAAGGAGGTGCGCGTGATCGACGTGCGCGGCAAGACCTCCATCGCCGACACCCTGGTGATCGCCTCCGGTACGTCCACGCGCCACGTCAAGGCGCTGGCCGACGAGGTCGTGCGCTTCGTCAAGAAGGCCGGCATGCTGCCGCTGGGCGTGGAAGGCCAGACCGAGGCCGAGTGGGTGCTGGTGGATCTCGGCGATGTGATCGTGCACGTGATGCTGCCGCGCATCCGCGAGTTCTACGGACTCGAGCGCATGTGGGGCGTCGAAGTGCCGGGCGCGGACGCCGCCGCGTCCTGA
- the nadD gene encoding nicotinate-nucleotide adenylyltransferase, which translates to MATPAPRPLAIFGGTFDPVHLGHLRAAWEAAEQLDAEVRLLPARVPPHRPQPLASAAARVALLRAALAGQDRLGLDLRELARPGPSYSVDTLSALRAEYGTQRPLILLLGEDACAGLPSWDRWMQLFDLAHIVVLTRPASRPPWPDSLQRQWRQRAVAAPAALRAAAAGAMFSLRVSALEISASQVRALLAAGREPRYLLPDALLADAALLAPYRMPPL; encoded by the coding sequence GTGGCCACCCCCGCGCCGCGCCCGCTGGCGATTTTCGGTGGCACCTTCGATCCGGTGCATCTTGGTCATTTGCGCGCGGCCTGGGAAGCGGCGGAACAACTGGATGCCGAGGTGCGCCTGCTGCCGGCGCGCGTGCCGCCGCATCGTCCGCAACCGCTGGCCAGCGCCGCCGCGCGCGTGGCGCTGCTGCGCGCGGCGCTGGCCGGGCAGGATCGTCTCGGGCTGGACTTGCGCGAGCTGGCGCGGCCGGGCCCGTCGTACAGCGTCGATACGCTGTCCGCGCTGCGCGCCGAGTACGGCACGCAGCGTCCGCTGATCCTGCTGCTGGGCGAGGACGCCTGCGCCGGATTGCCGAGCTGGGATCGCTGGATGCAGTTGTTCGATCTGGCGCACATCGTGGTGCTGACGCGGCCGGCCAGCCGGCCGCCGTGGCCCGACAGCCTGCAACGGCAATGGCGGCAGCGCGCGGTCGCAGCGCCGGCGGCGCTGCGCGCCGCGGCGGCGGGCGCCATGTTCAGTCTGCGCGTCAGCGCGCTGGAGATCAGCGCTTCGCAGGTGCGCGCGCTGCTGGCGGCGGGGCGCGAGCCGCGCTATCTGCTGCCGGATGCGCTGCTGGCCGATGCCGCGCTGCTGGCGCCGTATCGCATGCCGCCGCTCTGA
- the holA gene encoding DNA polymerase III subunit delta, with the protein MHGAGDWSRALAAADLPPVILLAGDELLVLEAADAARARARALGYSERTRFDVEAGFDWDDLARAGAGLSLFATRRLIDLRVPTGKPGKDGAEAIVAWCAAPPPDTVLLISSQDWSRKHEAAWSQAIERGGIAVHLQAPRAQELPNWLGQRLAARGLSAEMEALDWLAARTEGNLLAGAQEIDKLALLLDAGTRLDRETLEQLVSDSARYDAFQLIDAVLAGAAPRALHILAGLRAEGEEVLPLLGLLNLQLGIAARLAAARDVDAAIRAEHLWQARAAQFKRALARAPQARFWQRALVWAGRIERMVKGRETGDPWREFERLLVVLMQPRAAAALA; encoded by the coding sequence ATGCACGGCGCTGGCGACTGGTCGCGCGCGCTGGCGGCGGCGGATTTGCCGCCGGTCATCCTGCTGGCCGGCGATGAATTGCTGGTGCTGGAAGCCGCCGACGCCGCGCGCGCTCGCGCACGCGCGCTGGGATACAGCGAGCGCACGCGTTTCGATGTCGAGGCCGGCTTCGACTGGGACGACCTGGCACGCGCCGGTGCCGGCCTGTCGCTGTTCGCCACGCGCCGCCTGATCGATCTGCGTGTGCCGACCGGCAAGCCGGGCAAGGACGGCGCCGAGGCCATCGTGGCGTGGTGCGCAGCGCCGCCGCCGGACACCGTGCTGCTGATCAGCAGCCAGGACTGGAGCCGCAAGCACGAGGCCGCCTGGTCGCAGGCCATCGAACGCGGCGGCATCGCCGTGCATCTGCAGGCGCCGCGCGCGCAGGAGCTGCCCAACTGGCTGGGCCAGCGCCTGGCCGCGCGCGGGCTGTCGGCCGAGATGGAAGCGCTGGACTGGCTGGCGGCGCGCACCGAGGGCAACCTGCTGGCCGGCGCGCAGGAGATCGACAAGCTGGCGCTGCTGCTGGATGCCGGCACGCGCCTGGACCGCGAGACGCTGGAACAACTGGTCAGCGACAGCGCACGCTACGACGCGTTCCAGTTGATCGACGCGGTGCTGGCCGGTGCCGCGCCGCGCGCGCTGCATATCCTCGCCGGGCTGCGCGCCGAGGGCGAGGAGGTGCTGCCGTTGCTGGGCCTGCTGAATCTGCAGCTCGGCATCGCCGCGCGTCTGGCCGCTGCGCGCGATGTCGATGCGGCGATACGTGCCGAGCATTTGTGGCAGGCGCGCGCCGCGCAGTTCAAACGCGCGCTGGCGCGCGCGCCGCAGGCGCGCTTCTGGCAGCGCGCGCTGGTCTGGGCCGGACGCATCGAGCGCATGGTCAAGGGCCGCGAAACGGGCGACCCATGGCGCGAGTTCGAGCGCCTGCTGGTGGTGCTGATGCAGCCGCGCGCCGCGGCTGCGCTGGCCTGA
- the lptE gene encoding LPS assembly lipoprotein LptE has product MPMLRRLVLLTLSALLLSGCGFHLRRSAQLAPALQRMHLDVSGDNALTRQLATALRLSGVTLEDHGGPGIATLRVPVNSFNTQALTLTGYASVSEYVVYYRVEFEVLGTDGKLLVPLQTVRMSRDFNFSPTQVIGNAGQQEQIQRSLVDDMAQAILMRLQAQGGSVVGTPAAASSAASAPGHD; this is encoded by the coding sequence ATGCCGATGCTTCGCCGCCTGGTTCTGCTGACGCTGAGCGCGTTGCTGCTGAGTGGCTGCGGGTTTCATCTGCGCCGCAGCGCGCAACTGGCGCCGGCGCTGCAGCGCATGCATCTGGATGTTTCCGGTGACAACGCCTTGACCCGGCAACTGGCCACCGCGCTGCGCCTGTCCGGCGTCACGCTGGAGGATCACGGCGGTCCCGGCATCGCCACGCTGCGCGTGCCGGTGAACAGTTTCAACACGCAGGCGCTGACGCTGACCGGTTATGCCAGTGTCAGCGAGTACGTGGTGTATTACCGCGTCGAGTTCGAGGTGCTTGGCACGGATGGCAAGCTGCTGGTGCCGCTGCAGACGGTGCGCATGTCGCGCGATTTCAACTTCAGCCCGACCCAGGTCATCGGCAACGCCGGGCAGCAGGAGCAGATCCAGCGCAGCCTGGTCGACGACATGGCGCAGGCCATCCTGATGCGCCTGCAGGCGCAGGGTGGCAGCGTGGTCGGCACGCCGGCGGCGGCGTCCAGCGCAGCGTCGGCACCCGGACACGACTGA
- the dapE gene encoding succinyl-diaminopimelate desuccinylase, with the protein MSDVVELAQELIRRRSVTPDDAGCQALLAARLARAGFRCTALPFGEVENLWATHGGDGPVLVFLGHTDVVPSGPESAWASPPFEPVVRDGRLYGRGAADMKGSVAAMCVALEDFVARHAHHAGSVALLLTSDEEGIAEHGVRRVAQHFRESGQRIDWCVVGEPSSRERLGDLIRIGRRGSLTGTLRVRGVQGHVAYPEKARNPIHQAAPALAELAAMRWDAGNLAFPPTSFQISNLNAGTGADNVIPGTLQAVFNFRHGTASTPEELRARLESVLRRHGLDYQIDWRQSGTPFLTQDGPLRRAVCAVLQQQLGIKPELSTGGGTSDGRFIAPLGAEVVELGPLNASIHKVDEHIALDELERLPGLFSAIAERLLVTP; encoded by the coding sequence GTGTCGGACGTCGTCGAACTTGCCCAGGAGCTCATCCGCCGTCGTTCGGTGACGCCGGACGATGCCGGTTGCCAGGCGCTGCTCGCGGCGCGGCTGGCGCGTGCGGGGTTTCGCTGCACGGCGCTGCCTTTCGGCGAGGTCGAAAACCTGTGGGCCACGCATGGTGGCGATGGTCCGGTGCTGGTGTTCCTCGGGCATACCGATGTGGTGCCCAGCGGACCGGAATCGGCCTGGGCGAGCCCGCCGTTCGAGCCCGTTGTGCGCGACGGCAGGTTGTATGGGCGCGGCGCCGCCGACATGAAAGGCAGCGTGGCGGCGATGTGCGTGGCGCTGGAGGATTTTGTCGCGCGGCATGCGCACCACGCCGGTAGCGTGGCGCTGCTGCTGACCAGCGACGAGGAGGGCATCGCCGAGCACGGTGTGCGCCGCGTGGCGCAGCATTTTCGCGAGAGCGGGCAGCGCATCGACTGGTGCGTGGTCGGCGAACCGTCCTCGCGTGAGCGCCTGGGCGATCTGATCCGCATCGGCCGGCGCGGTTCGCTCACCGGCACGCTGCGGGTACGCGGCGTGCAGGGCCACGTGGCGTATCCGGAGAAGGCGCGCAACCCCATCCACCAGGCCGCGCCAGCGCTGGCCGAGTTGGCCGCGATGCGTTGGGACGCCGGCAACTTGGCGTTTCCGCCGACCAGCTTCCAGATCTCCAACCTCAACGCCGGCACCGGCGCCGACAACGTGATTCCCGGCACGCTGCAGGCCGTATTCAATTTCCGCCACGGCACCGCCAGCACGCCAGAGGAATTGCGCGCGCGGCTGGAGTCGGTGCTGCGCCGGCATGGTCTCGATTACCAGATCGACTGGCGCCAGAGCGGCACGCCATTTCTCACCCAGGACGGCCCGCTGCGACGCGCGGTGTGCGCGGTGCTGCAGCAGCAACTCGGCATCAAGCCCGAACTGAGCACCGGCGGCGGCACCTCGGATGGGCGCTTCATCGCCCCGCTGGGCGCCGAGGTGGTGGAACTGGGCCCGCTCAACGCCAGCATCCACAAGGTCGATGAGCACATCGCACTGGATGAGCTCGAACGTCTGCCGGGACTGTTTTCCGCCATCGCCGAGCGGCTGCTGGTCACGCCCTGA
- a CDS encoding YncE family protein, with the protein MHALVSRLPHLALLSLLALPMAAAATPPATTLLRIPGGAQGLGFDDIGYVAALDRIVVPAAQSGALVLIDPRDDALRVLPGITPAGGAGKGHDAGTTSASYGAGLLFASDHDAQALLAVNPVSGTVVARAALAAQPDYVRYVAPLRQVWVSEPHARQIERFAVSTGAHPALRRLGVIAVPGGPESLLIDAGTGMAYTNQWRDHTLAIPLRDPHVAARWPNTCTGSRGLALDAAQHTLFVGCQEGKVVALDLDANGRIIASAPVGAGVDIIAWNPLLRHLYAPGAISATMTVLGYDGHGFTARASVPTAAHAHCVTTDARHQAYVCDPGAGALLLYRDPR; encoded by the coding sequence ATGCATGCCCTGGTTTCGCGCCTCCCACACCTCGCTTTGCTCAGCCTGCTCGCCTTGCCGATGGCGGCCGCGGCGACGCCGCCGGCCACCACGCTGCTGCGCATTCCCGGCGGCGCGCAGGGCCTGGGTTTCGACGACATCGGTTACGTCGCCGCGCTGGATCGCATCGTGGTGCCGGCCGCGCAAAGCGGCGCGCTGGTGCTGATCGATCCGCGCGATGACGCACTGCGTGTGCTGCCCGGCATCACCCCGGCCGGTGGCGCCGGCAAGGGGCACGACGCCGGCACCACCTCGGCCAGCTATGGCGCGGGCCTGCTGTTCGCCAGCGACCACGACGCACAGGCGCTGCTGGCGGTGAATCCGGTCAGCGGCACGGTCGTTGCGCGCGCCGCGCTGGCCGCGCAGCCCGACTACGTACGCTACGTGGCGCCGCTCCGGCAGGTGTGGGTGAGCGAGCCGCACGCACGCCAGATCGAGCGCTTCGCGGTCAGCACGGGCGCACATCCGGCGCTGCGCCGGCTGGGCGTGATCGCGGTGCCGGGCGGCCCCGAGTCGCTGCTGATCGACGCCGGCACGGGCATGGCCTACACCAACCAGTGGCGCGACCACACCCTGGCAATCCCGCTGCGCGATCCGCACGTGGCCGCACGCTGGCCCAATACCTGCACCGGCAGCCGCGGCCTGGCGCTGGATGCCGCGCAACACACGCTGTTCGTCGGTTGCCAGGAAGGCAAGGTGGTGGCGCTCGATCTCGACGCCAACGGCAGGATCATCGCCAGCGCGCCGGTGGGCGCGGGCGTGGACATCATCGCCTGGAATCCGCTGCTCCGGCATCTGTATGCGCCAGGCGCGATCAGCGCAACCATGACCGTGCTGGGCTACGACGGCCACGGGTTCACCGCCCGCGCCAGCGTGCCCACCGCCGCGCACGCCCACTGCGTGACCACGGATGCGCGCCACCAGGCATATGTGTGCGATCCCGGCGCCGGCGCGCTGCTGCTGTACCGCGACCCGCGCTGA